The Diadema setosum chromosome 1, eeDiaSeto1, whole genome shotgun sequence genome has a window encoding:
- the LOC140227183 gene encoding uncharacterized protein — MADNPTENGVEGGEEVDPQAEMKTNNKEFLHLLKEKKKAEDALAEQTKELNRVGGRNYELMKLVEQLQKELAEVKEQNKALEKKVKESTLKAIEDMPQEMGSTANMSKLKKMRPKTAVKHANARLKPRKNTKAATSTKNLKKEAEQEIQKEAKEKDTYKYYAEIAEKFPQLRLSVLLAAEKKFVDADVNGDGTIDAEELDKILEGGNMLFTKQQVHDIVKEIDADGSNDLDFLECLVVIDRLHQNKKTALPTTLEQNKSSVCVIQ; from the exons ATGGCGGATAACCCCACGGAAAACGGGGTCGAGGGGGGAGAGGAGGTCGATCCTCAGGCCGAGATGAAGACTAACAACAAGGAGTTCCTGCACCTCCtcaaggagaagaaaaaggcTGAGGACGCCTTGGCCGAACAGACGAAGGAATTGAATCGGGTAGGAGGACGGAATTACGAGCTGATGAAACTTGTCGAACAGCTACAGAAAGAG CTTGCGGAGgtgaaagaacaaaacaaagcactTGAGAAGAAGGTGAAGGAAAGCACTCTGAAAGCCATCGAAGACATGCCTCAAGAAATGGGAAGCACAGCAAACATGTCAAAG CTGAAGAAGATGCGTCCAAAAACCGCCGTGAAGCACGCCAACGCGCGGCTGAAACCGAGAAAGAACACCAAGGCAGCGACATCTACGAAGAACCTGAAGAAGGAGGCCGAGCAGGAGATACAGAAGGAAGCCAAGGAGAAGGATACATACAAGTACTACGCG GAAATTGCCGAAAAATTTCCTCAACTTCGACTTTCCGTCCTGTTAGCCGCAGAAAAGAAATTCGTGGACGCCGATGTCAACGGAGATGGC acaatcgatgccgAAGAGTTGGACAAGATCCTCGAGGGCGGCAACATGCTCTTCACCAAGCAGCAGGTCCACGACATCGTCAAGGAGATCGACGCTGACGGCTCGAACGATCTCGATTTCTTAGAGTGCCTTGTG GTAATTGACAGGCTGCACCAAAACAAGAAGACCGCCCTACCGACCACTCtcgaacaaaacaaaagctCAGTCTGCGTCATACAGTGA